A window of Pararhodobacter sp. genomic DNA:
GCGACAGTTCATTGAACGTTTCGAGCATCTGGACGCGGAAAAGAAAGACATCGCCGACCAGCAAAAAGAGGTCATGGCCGAGGCCAAGGGGCGCGGCTACGACGTGGCGGTCCTGCGCAAGATCATCGCCTTGCGCAAACGCGAACCCAATGACATCGCCGAGGAAGAAGCCGTGATGGAGCTGTATAAAGCCGCGTTGGGGATGGAATAAGCACCCCGACACTTGCGCGACTGGCATCTGTGCGTGCCAGTCGGCAAGCGCACCCGGTCGGCGCGCTATGCGTCTAGGGTTCCAGCAGCGTAACACCGGGAAAAGACGCGATCAGATCCAGATCCTGCTCATAAATCTCGGTCAGAACCTCGACATAGGCATCGTTCCAACCGGGCAACGTGGCGTCGACTTCCAGACTTTCGGGCCTGGCGAATTTTTCCAGCATCGCGCTGAGAACCTTGCGGCGATGAAGGTCATCGGTGATCGGGTTCCTGGCAAAATAGCGCCGCATGGCCTCGTGCGTCTTGGGGGTCATCATGTCCCAATACCACGCGAACCAACCGACAAGGGTCGTGGTCGGTTGATGGCCGGATACCGCGCGCAGAACCTCGGGCCACAGCAACGCCGTGTCCTCGTCGGTCCAGATCGTGATCGGCACCTCGGGCACCGAATCCTTGATCTGCGCGATCACTTCGGACCAGCGCATGGAGGCGGGGTCAATATCCGTCAACGCCGCATCGCGACCGCCGCCGCGCTGGCGCTTGATCAAGGCGGGCAAGAAGGTCGCCGGGCTTCGCACCGCCAGATAGACCTGCACCTTGGCGGCGGGGAAAAGCCGGCAAAACTCGGCGATGCGTTCGCCCGCCCGGGGATAAAAACGCCCGCCCTCGATCACCCAATTGGGCGGCGCCAGCAGGTTCTCGAGGGAAAACACGGTGCGGCGGACATTATCGGACTCCAGCAACCCGTCGAGCAGTGTTTCCTGGGTTTCCTCGCTGGTGGGCTGGTCGCGCATTTCGCGCGCCAGCACCAGCAATTGTTGCTGATAGAGACCAGGACCGGGCACGGCGATCCCCTCGGCAGCCAACAAATCCCGGTTGCGCACGAGATTGCGCATGAGCTTGTTCTCGTCGGTCAGATGCGCGCCAAGATGAAGTGCAATTTCCATGCAAGGGGCTTATCGCGACGGCACGCGGCAACGCAAGAGTGGACCAAAGATTTGATATTTCTTGGTGCTTGAGTCGCAAAACATTTGCCGCTAAAGAGGCGCTGCGCCGGTTTAGCTCAGTTGGTAGAGCAGTGGTTTTGTAAACCGAAGGTCGGGGGTTCGAGTCCCTCAACCGGCACCAGTTTACAATCCGATCCGAACCTTGGCCGCGCTGAATCAAGCCCGGCGCGGTTTCGGGCGTGATGTCTTGGTTGTGCTGACGGGTTTTTGCCCTTCGCGCAATCGGTTTGCCGGGCGCGCAATGGCCGATGACGGCACGCGGACGCGAGTCAGGCAGCGCGCGGACCGACCCTATTGCTGTTCGGCGGGCGCCGTGGCGGTTGGCACAAAGAGCGGAACCGTCGAGATCGACATCTTGGCCGACCCCTCTTGCAGCTCCGAAGCGTGCGCGAGATAGATCAGCGTCTGATTGGCCTCGTCAAAAATCCGTGTGACGCGCAGGGTTTTCCAGACAATTGAGCGTCTTTCAGAAAAAATGCTCTCGCCTTCGGGGCTGCGATCAATATCGCCGATCACAATCGGACCGGTCTGGCGGCACGAGACCGCCGCGTTCGACGGGTCCTCGAACCAGTTGCCGTTCTGCAACCGGTCAATGATGCCGCGCTCGAAATACGCGACATGACAGGTTACGCCTTGAACCTCGGGGTCCGCGAAGGCCTCGATGATGATGTCATTACCAAGCCAATCGACATCGACCTCGCCCACCTGTTCCGCCGCTGCGGGCGACAAACTCAAGGCAAGGCAGGCGGTGGCGATCGCATATGTGAGACGCATGATCTGACTCCAGGTCCAAACATGTCCAACCCGCGAGGCGGCAATTGGTTCCCGCCCAAAACACACATTTCTTTGCGCGAAAATCCGGAACGGTTTGCCGTCTGCCCGGTTCTCTCAGCACAGGCCAAACGTTG
This region includes:
- a CDS encoding DUF2312 domain-containing protein → MSSTQSTYDVTADELRQFIERFEHLDAEKKDIADQQKEVMAEAKGRGYDVAVLRKIIALRKREPNDIAEEEAVMELYKAALGME
- a CDS encoding CreA family protein, producing the protein MRLTYAIATACLALSLSPAAAEQVGEVDVDWLGNDIIIEAFADPEVQGVTCHVAYFERGIIDRLQNGNWFEDPSNAAVSCRQTGPIVIGDIDRSPEGESIFSERRSIVWKTLRVTRIFDEANQTLIYLAHASELQEGSAKMSISTVPLFVPTATAPAEQQ